One Mangrovimonas cancribranchiae DNA segment encodes these proteins:
- a CDS encoding DNA gyrase/topoisomerase IV subunit A, whose product MSEELDDLNEQNEDQGTITKVTGMYKDWFLDYASYVILERAVPAIEDGFKPVQRRIMHAMQELDDGRYNKVANIVGHTMQYHPHGDASIADAMVQIGQKDLLIDTQGNWGNILTGDSAAASRYIEARLSKFALDVVYNPKITEWQASYDGRRKEPVNLPVMFPLLLAQGAEGIAVGLSTRILPHNFIELIDASIKHLQGKRFKILPDFPTGGEADFTNYNDGNRGGKVRVRAKIGHHDKNVLKISEIPYGTTTTSLIDSILKANDKGKIKIKKIEDNTAAEVEILVHLHSGISPDKTIDALYAFTNCENSISPLCCIIEDNKPIFIGVSEILRRSTDNTVQLLKSELEIKLNEYEEQWHFASLERIFIENRIYRDIEEEETWEGVISAIDKGLKPHIKHLKRAVTKEDITRLTEIRIKRISKFDIDKAQQKIDALEDQIAQIKHHLEHLIDYAIAYFKRLKKDYGEGKERKTEIKIFEDIVATKVVIRNTKLYVNRKEGFIGTSLRKDEYVCDCADIDDIIVFTAEGKMMVTKVDTKTFVGKDIIHVAVFKKKDKRTIYNMIYLDGKGGTTYVKRFAVTSVTRDREYDLTNGKKGSKVLYFSANPNGEAEVVTILLRQVGSVKKLKWDLDFADILIKGRNSKGNIVSKYAVKRIELKEKGVSTLKPRKIWFDDTVQRLNVDGRGELVGEFRGEDRILIITQSGVAKTIVPEITTHFDSDMIVMEKWLPKKPISVVYYNGDRELYYVKRFLIENEGREEDFLPEHPDTQLEIVSTDWKPVAEIEFTKERGKDRKANQEINLEEFISIKGVNAIGNQLTKEKVNQVNLLDPLPYEAPKETPADEIDVIDEEEISEKKKTNSSANKNNSDDDNDSKDGEGQTALF is encoded by the coding sequence ATGAGCGAAGAGTTAGACGATTTGAACGAACAAAACGAAGACCAAGGCACTATTACCAAAGTTACAGGCATGTACAAGGACTGGTTCTTAGATTATGCTTCTTATGTAATTCTTGAACGTGCAGTACCTGCCATTGAAGATGGCTTTAAACCTGTACAACGCCGTATTATGCATGCTATGCAAGAGCTAGACGACGGACGCTACAATAAAGTTGCCAACATTGTAGGGCATACTATGCAGTATCATCCGCATGGAGACGCTAGTATTGCAGATGCCATGGTGCAAATTGGTCAAAAAGACTTGTTAATAGACACACAAGGTAACTGGGGAAATATTCTTACTGGCGATAGTGCAGCCGCTTCTCGTTACATCGAAGCACGTTTATCTAAGTTCGCTTTAGATGTTGTTTACAACCCTAAAATTACCGAATGGCAAGCATCGTATGATGGTAGAAGAAAAGAGCCTGTTAATCTTCCTGTCATGTTTCCATTACTTTTAGCACAAGGCGCCGAGGGAATTGCCGTTGGGTTGTCAACACGTATTTTACCTCATAATTTTATAGAGCTTATCGATGCCTCTATAAAACACCTACAAGGGAAACGCTTTAAAATACTTCCAGATTTTCCAACTGGAGGTGAAGCCGATTTTACAAATTATAATGATGGAAATCGTGGCGGAAAAGTACGCGTAAGAGCAAAAATTGGGCACCACGATAAAAATGTACTTAAAATTTCTGAAATTCCTTACGGAACAACAACAACATCTTTAATCGATTCGATTTTAAAAGCGAATGATAAAGGAAAAATCAAAATCAAAAAAATCGAGGACAATACAGCTGCCGAAGTTGAAATATTAGTGCATTTACATTCGGGTATTTCACCAGATAAAACCATCGATGCACTTTATGCCTTCACCAATTGCGAAAACTCCATTTCGCCCTTATGTTGTATTATTGAAGACAATAAACCTATATTTATTGGAGTTTCTGAAATTTTACGCCGCTCAACAGACAATACGGTTCAGTTGCTAAAAAGCGAATTAGAAATTAAGCTTAACGAGTATGAAGAACAATGGCATTTCGCATCGTTAGAGCGTATTTTTATTGAAAATAGAATTTATCGCGATATTGAAGAAGAAGAAACATGGGAAGGTGTGATTTCAGCAATCGATAAAGGCTTAAAACCTCATATTAAGCACTTAAAACGTGCTGTTACAAAAGAAGACATTACACGTTTAACCGAAATACGAATCAAGCGAATTTCAAAATTTGATATCGATAAAGCGCAACAAAAAATAGATGCTCTTGAAGATCAAATAGCGCAAATAAAACATCATTTAGAGCATCTTATTGATTACGCGATAGCTTACTTTAAACGTTTAAAGAAAGACTATGGAGAAGGGAAAGAACGTAAAACAGAAATTAAGATTTTTGAAGATATTGTCGCAACAAAAGTAGTTATTAGAAATACTAAGCTTTACGTAAATAGAAAAGAAGGCTTTATTGGAACATCATTACGTAAAGATGAGTATGTGTGTGATTGCGCCGATATAGATGATATTATTGTTTTTACTGCAGAAGGTAAAATGATGGTTACCAAAGTAGACACCAAAACCTTTGTAGGTAAAGATATTATACACGTTGCTGTCTTTAAGAAAAAAGACAAACGCACCATTTATAATATGATTTATTTAGATGGTAAAGGCGGAACAACTTATGTAAAACGTTTTGCTGTAACATCTGTTACTAGAGATCGTGAATACGATTTAACCAACGGTAAGAAAGGCTCGAAAGTCCTGTATTTTTCAGCTAATCCAAATGGTGAAGCAGAAGTTGTTACCATATTATTACGTCAGGTAGGCAGCGTTAAAAAATTAAAATGGGACTTAGATTTTGCCGATATATTAATAAAAGGGCGTAATTCAAAAGGAAATATTGTTTCTAAATATGCTGTAAAACGTATAGAGCTAAAAGAAAAAGGTGTATCTACATTAAAACCCCGAAAAATATGGTTTGACGATACAGTACAGCGTTTAAATGTTGATGGGCGCGGCGAATTGGTTGGTGAGTTTAGAGGAGAAGACCGTATTTTAATTATCACACAATCTGGTGTTGCAAAAACCATTGTTCCAGAAATAACAACTCATTTTGACAGCGATATGATTGTAATGGAAAAATGGCTACCTAAAAAACCTATTTCGGTAGTGTATTACAATGGTGATCGAGAGTTGTACTATGTAAAACGTTTTTTAATTGAAAACGAAGGTAGAGAAGAGGACTTTTTACCCGAGCACCCAGACACACAACTAGAAATTGTTTCTACCGATTGGAAACCTGTTGCCGAAATAGAATTTACTAAAGAACGTGGAAAAGACCGTAAAGCTAATCAAGAAATAAACCTTGAAGAATTTATTTCAATAAAAGGTGTTAATGCTATTGGAAATCAGTTGACTAAAGAAAAAGTAAATCAGGTTAATTTGCTGGATCCATTACCTTATGAAGCACCAAAAGAAACACCTGCAGATGAAATAGATGTTATAGATGAAGAAGAGATTTCTGAGAAGAAAAAAACAAATTCTTCAGCTAACAAGAACAATTCTGATGATGATAATGACTCAAAAGATGGTGAAGGACAAACAGCATTGTTTTAA
- a CDS encoding glycoside hydrolase family 3 N-terminal domain-containing protein codes for MRLKSCLILTIFSFSFCFSQQNNPLASTNPKAQNKWVDSLYNNMTLKEKIGQLFMVQVFSDKGLRHENIILQQVKNNAIGGVIFSTGDPISQAKLNNRLQSASKIPLLVGMDAEWGLSMRLDSTYAFPWNMTLGAVNDLKLIEETGKHIGEHCKRLGVHFNFAPVVDINTNPKNPIIGNRSFGENKDNVTEKALAFMKGMQSAGVLANAKHFPGHGDTESDSHKTLPSVNFTKQRIDSVELYPYKTLIKEGLSSVMVAHLNVPALDSRDNYPSSISKPIVTGILKDSLGFEGLIFTDALNMKGAANYSEPGDIDLAAFLAGNDVLLISENVPKAIEKIAEAYKNGDITEERLALSVKKILKAKYKVGLNHYNPISLNNLVSDLNRVEDNVLSEKLFENAITVLKNKNDFLPIRNLEDKHIAYVSLGDDDGSVFFKELQKYAKVHKISADNLDVLLQKLSGYNTVVVGFHRSNANPWKSSSFKNKELVWLYELARTKNVVLDIFVKPYALLDLSTVENFESIVVSYQNSEIAQQKSAQLLFGALPAKGTLPVTVGNGFHAGDGIMYNDILNLSYGTPERVGMSSEKLKKLDSVANYAIKEEMTPGIQLLVARKGKVIYNKNFGKHTYNKNAQNVHFDDVYDVASLTKILATLPLLMEMEENGIISLDTKLSKILPEYANSNKKNVTIKEMLSHYARLKPWIPFYYATLDSVTNKPSAAYYRNEASGKFSVKVANELYMRKDYMDSIQKTIKDSDLLDRLKYRYSDLPYYILKKYIEKYYKKSLSQLANNHFYKSLGANYTTYNPNTKFSGDKIVPTEVDDYYRYQEVHGYVHDMGAAMQGGIGGHAGIFSNANDVAKIMQMYLQKGYYGGKRYLKPETLEKFNTCYFCSEDNRRGVGFDKPQLGDVGPTCGCISMTSFGHSGFTGTYAWADPDEEIVYVFLANRTYPKAGRNKLLRENIRTEIQRLIYEAIID; via the coding sequence ATGCGTTTAAAAAGCTGTTTAATACTCACTATATTCTCATTTTCATTTTGTTTTTCTCAACAAAATAATCCATTAGCGTCAACCAACCCCAAAGCCCAAAACAAATGGGTTGACAGCCTTTATAACAACATGACCTTAAAAGAGAAAATAGGACAACTATTCATGGTTCAAGTATTTTCTGACAAAGGGCTTAGGCATGAAAATATTATTTTACAACAAGTAAAAAACAATGCTATTGGTGGTGTTATTTTTTCAACAGGCGACCCTATTAGCCAGGCGAAGTTAAATAACAGACTTCAGTCTGCTTCAAAAATTCCTTTATTAGTAGGTATGGATGCCGAATGGGGACTAAGCATGCGTTTAGATTCCACTTATGCTTTTCCTTGGAATATGACTTTAGGTGCTGTAAACGACCTTAAACTTATTGAGGAAACAGGAAAACATATAGGCGAGCATTGTAAACGTTTAGGCGTGCATTTTAATTTTGCGCCAGTTGTAGATATAAATACAAATCCTAAAAATCCTATTATTGGAAATCGTTCTTTTGGTGAAAATAAAGATAACGTCACCGAAAAAGCATTAGCCTTTATGAAAGGTATGCAAAGTGCTGGGGTTTTAGCAAATGCAAAGCATTTCCCTGGACATGGCGATACCGAGAGCGACTCGCATAAAACATTACCATCTGTTAATTTTACTAAACAACGTATAGATTCGGTTGAATTATATCCTTATAAAACATTAATTAAAGAGGGACTTTCAAGTGTTATGGTAGCTCATTTAAATGTTCCTGCTTTAGATTCCAGAGACAACTATCCGTCATCTATTTCTAAACCTATCGTTACAGGAATTTTAAAAGACTCGCTAGGTTTTGAAGGACTTATTTTTACTGATGCATTAAACATGAAAGGAGCTGCAAATTATAGCGAACCTGGCGATATAGATTTAGCAGCTTTCTTAGCAGGAAATGATGTATTATTAATTTCTGAAAACGTTCCCAAAGCTATTGAAAAAATTGCTGAAGCCTATAAAAACGGTGATATTACTGAAGAGCGATTAGCACTCTCAGTAAAAAAAATACTAAAAGCTAAATACAAGGTTGGCTTAAACCATTATAATCCTATTTCGTTAAATAATCTAGTTTCCGATTTAAATAGAGTAGAAGACAACGTACTTTCCGAAAAGCTTTTCGAAAATGCTATTACAGTTTTAAAAAACAAAAATGATTTTTTACCTATTCGTAACCTTGAAGATAAGCATATTGCCTATGTAAGTTTGGGAGATGATGATGGCTCAGTGTTTTTTAAAGAACTTCAAAAATATGCTAAAGTCCATAAAATTTCTGCCGATAATTTAGATGTTTTATTACAAAAATTGTCGGGTTATAATACAGTTGTTGTTGGATTCCATCGTTCTAATGCCAATCCTTGGAAAAGTAGTTCGTTTAAAAATAAAGAATTAGTGTGGTTATATGAACTTGCACGAACAAAGAATGTCGTGCTCGATATATTTGTGAAACCATATGCCTTATTGGATTTATCTACGGTAGAAAACTTTGAAAGTATTGTAGTAAGTTACCAAAACAGTGAAATAGCCCAGCAAAAATCGGCACAATTATTATTTGGCGCTTTACCAGCTAAAGGAACACTACCCGTTACTGTAGGAAATGGTTTTCATGCTGGAGACGGCATTATGTATAATGATATTTTAAACCTAAGTTATGGCACTCCTGAACGTGTAGGAATGAGCTCAGAAAAACTTAAAAAATTAGATTCTGTTGCTAATTATGCTATTAAAGAAGAAATGACACCTGGCATACAACTACTTGTTGCTAGAAAAGGCAAAGTGATTTACAATAAAAATTTTGGTAAACATACTTACAATAAAAACGCCCAAAATGTTCATTTTGATGATGTTTACGATGTTGCTTCGTTAACCAAAATTTTAGCCACGTTACCATTGCTTATGGAAATGGAAGAGAATGGCATTATTTCTTTAGACACAAAACTATCTAAGATTTTACCTGAATATGCAAATTCAAATAAAAAAAATGTCACTATAAAAGAAATGCTATCACATTACGCACGACTAAAACCTTGGATACCGTTTTATTATGCCACTTTAGATTCTGTTACAAACAAACCAAGCGCAGCATATTATCGTAATGAAGCGTCAGGTAAATTTAGTGTTAAGGTAGCTAATGAACTCTATATGAGAAAAGACTATATGGATTCCATACAAAAAACAATTAAAGATAGTGATTTGCTAGATAGACTCAAATATCGTTACAGCGACTTACCGTATTACATATTAAAAAAGTACATCGAAAAATATTATAAAAAAAGCTTAAGTCAATTAGCTAACAATCACTTTTACAAATCTCTTGGAGCCAATTACACTACCTATAACCCAAACACAAAATTTAGTGGAGATAAAATAGTTCCTACCGAAGTTGATGATTATTATCGTTATCAAGAAGTACATGGTTATGTACACGATATGGGAGCAGCCATGCAAGGAGGTATTGGTGGTCATGCAGGTATTTTTAGTAACGCTAACGATGTTGCTAAAATTATGCAGATGTATTTACAAAAAGGATATTATGGTGGTAAACGCTATTTAAAACCTGAAACACTAGAAAAATTCAACACCTGTTATTTTTGTAGTGAAGACAATAGGCGAGGTGTAGGGTTTGATAAACCTCAATTAGGTGATGTAGGACCAACTTGCGGGTGTATTTCTATGACAAGTTTTGGGCATTCTGGATTTACAGGAACATATGCATGGGCCGATCCAGACGAGGAAATAGTATATGTCTTTTTAGCAAATAGAACTTACCCAAAAGCAGGTAGAAATAAACTATTACGCGAAAATATAAGAACTGAAATTCAACGCTTAATTTACGAAGCAATAATAGATTAA
- a CDS encoding DNA topoisomerase IV subunit B, with amino-acid sequence MADQTQYTEDNIRSLDWKEHIRMRPGMYIGKLGDGSSQDDGIYILLKEVLDNSIDEFVMGAGKTIEISIQGNKVIVRDYGRGIPLGKVVDVVSKMNTGGKYDSRAFKKSVGLNGVGTKAVNALSTHFRVESTRDGKSASAEFELGELKNEEFLDETSRRKGTKVSFVPDESIFKNYKYRHEYVAKMLKNYVYLNPGLTIVFNGEKYYSENGLKDLLEENINDADKIYPIIHLRGDDIEIALTHHKTQYSEEYHSFVNGQNTTQGGTHLSAFREALVRTIREFYGKNYDASDVRKSVVSAISIKVMEPVFESQTKTKLGSTDMGGDLPTVRTYVNDFVKTHLDNFLHKNPETAEKLQRKILQAERERKELSGIRKLAKERAKKASLHNKKLRDCRVHLGDLKNDRRLETTLFITEGDSASGSITKSRDVNTQAVFSLRGKPLNSYGMSKKIVYENEEFNLLQAALNIEESMEDLRYNNIVIATDADVDGMHIRLLLITFFLQFFPELIKEGHLYILQTPLFRVRNKKKTIYCYSEEERRNAINELKPKPEITRFKGLGEISPDEFQFFIGEDIRLDPIMLDKDKSIEELLSFYMGKNTPNRQEFIIDNLKVELDIVEE; translated from the coding sequence ATGGCAGATCAAACCCAATATACCGAAGATAACATACGCTCACTCGATTGGAAAGAACACATCCGTATGCGTCCTGGAATGTACATCGGGAAATTAGGCGATGGTTCTTCCCAAGACGATGGTATTTATATTCTACTAAAAGAAGTCTTAGACAACTCCATAGACGAATTTGTTATGGGAGCTGGAAAAACTATCGAAATTTCCATCCAAGGTAATAAAGTTATTGTTCGCGATTATGGTCGCGGTATTCCTTTAGGAAAAGTGGTTGATGTGGTTTCTAAAATGAATACGGGTGGAAAATACGATTCAAGAGCCTTTAAAAAATCGGTTGGATTAAATGGTGTTGGTACTAAAGCTGTCAACGCCTTATCAACACATTTTAGAGTAGAATCTACCCGTGATGGTAAATCGGCCTCAGCAGAGTTTGAACTTGGTGAGCTAAAAAACGAAGAATTTTTAGATGAAACCTCAAGACGAAAAGGGACCAAAGTCTCTTTCGTGCCAGACGAATCTATCTTCAAAAACTATAAGTATCGTCACGAATATGTGGCAAAAATGCTTAAAAACTATGTATACCTAAATCCTGGACTGACTATAGTTTTTAACGGCGAAAAATATTATAGCGAAAACGGATTAAAAGATTTATTAGAAGAAAACATTAATGATGCCGATAAAATCTATCCCATTATTCACCTGCGTGGTGACGATATAGAAATAGCGCTTACGCACCATAAAACACAATATAGCGAAGAATATCACTCTTTCGTTAACGGGCAAAATACCACACAAGGCGGCACACATTTATCTGCTTTTAGAGAAGCTTTAGTAAGAACCATTCGAGAGTTTTACGGCAAAAATTACGATGCCTCCGATGTAAGAAAATCTGTGGTGTCTGCCATTTCCATTAAAGTGATGGAGCCAGTATTTGAAAGTCAGACCAAAACTAAATTAGGGTCGACAGATATGGGAGGCGATTTGCCAACCGTGCGTACTTATGTTAACGATTTTGTAAAAACACATTTAGATAACTTTTTACATAAAAACCCAGAAACAGCCGAAAAACTTCAACGTAAAATTTTACAAGCCGAACGTGAGCGTAAAGAACTTTCTGGTATTAGAAAACTTGCTAAAGAACGTGCTAAAAAGGCAAGTCTTCATAATAAAAAACTACGCGATTGCCGTGTGCATTTGGGCGATTTAAAAAATGACAGACGTTTAGAAACCACGTTGTTTATTACCGAGGGAGATTCAGCATCTGGAAGTATTACAAAGTCACGAGATGTTAACACCCAAGCGGTTTTTAGTTTGCGTGGTAAACCCTTGAATTCCTATGGCATGAGCAAAAAAATTGTTTATGAAAATGAGGAATTTAACTTACTCCAAGCTGCCTTAAACATAGAAGAATCCATGGAGGATTTACGTTACAATAACATTGTAATTGCCACCGATGCCGACGTAGACGGTATGCACATACGTTTGTTGTTAATTACATTTTTCCTGCAGTTTTTTCCTGAATTAATTAAAGAAGGGCATTTATATATTTTACAAACACCATTATTCCGCGTAAGAAACAAAAAGAAAACTATTTACTGTTATTCTGAAGAAGAACGAAGAAACGCCATAAATGAACTGAAACCAAAACCTGAAATCACCCGATTTAAAGGACTTGGTGAAATTTCGCCCGATGAATTTCAATTCTTTATAGGAGAAGATATCCGCTTAGATCCTATAATGTTAGATAAAGATAAGTCTATCGAGGAATTACTAAGTTTCTATATGGGAAAAAATACTCCTAATAGGCAAGAATTTATTATTGATAACCTAAAAGTAGAGTTAGATATTGTCGAGGAATAA
- a CDS encoding TerC family protein, with translation MLDFLLTGDAIMALLTLTFLEIILGIDNIVFISIAANKLPEHQRSKATNIGLLLAMFQRIVLLFFVSFLIGLKEPFYTIDKDWLHISISWQALILFTGGLFLIYKSTSEIREKVEMPDHDEKEIKSKKITSLSQAITQILIIDFIFSIDSILTAVGMTNGLHPNHNYALVLMIIAVVISIIIMIGFANPIRKFIDQHPSMQVLGLAFLILIGFMLITEAAHLSHTSIFDQTVGAIPKGYLYFAIAFSLFVEFINFRIQKNNSKKKQH, from the coding sequence ATGCTAGACTTTTTACTAACGGGCGATGCCATTATGGCATTATTAACCTTAACATTTCTAGAAATCATTTTAGGAATAGACAACATTGTTTTTATATCTATTGCAGCAAACAAATTACCCGAACACCAACGAAGCAAGGCAACAAATATTGGGTTGTTGTTAGCTATGTTTCAGCGTATTGTTTTGTTATTTTTTGTCTCATTTTTAATCGGTTTAAAAGAGCCTTTTTATACAATTGATAAAGATTGGCTACATATTTCTATAAGCTGGCAAGCCTTAATATTGTTTACAGGAGGGTTGTTTTTAATTTATAAAAGTACATCCGAAATACGAGAAAAAGTAGAGATGCCAGATCATGATGAAAAAGAAATAAAAAGCAAAAAAATCACATCATTATCGCAAGCTATAACACAAATACTTATAATAGATTTTATTTTCTCTATCGATTCTATTCTTACTGCGGTTGGTATGACTAACGGTCTGCATCCTAATCATAACTATGCTTTGGTGCTAATGATAATTGCTGTGGTTATATCTATTATCATAATGATAGGCTTTGCTAATCCTATTAGGAAATTTATAGACCAACACCCAAGTATGCAAGTTTTAGGTCTTGCATTTTTAATTTTAATTGGCTTTATGCTAATTACCGAAGCAGCTCACCTATCGCATACGTCTATTTTTGACCAAACTGTAGGTGCAATACCAAAAGGCTATCTCTATTTTGCTATTGCCTTTTCGTTGTTTGTCGAATTTATAAACTTTAGGATACAAAAAAACAATAGCAAAAAGAAACAGCATTAA
- the bshA gene encoding N-acetyl-alpha-D-glucosaminyl L-malate synthase BshA, translating into MKIGIVCYPTFGGSGVVATELGIELSKRGHEVHFITYKQPVRLELLSNNVHFHEVNVPKYPLFHYQPYELALSSKLVDMVKLHGIEVLHVHYAIPHAYAAYMAKKMLQEEGIHLPIVTTLHGTDITLVGSHPFYKTAVTFSINKSDAVTAVSESLKNDTLRLFDIKNDIHVVTNFIDTGKQKEEFSDCQRGMMAQDHELIITHISNLRKVKRIPDVIKVFYKIQKQLPAKLMLVGEGPEKKAAEALCDELGISNQVVFLGNSHEIDRILCFSDLFILPSETESFGLAALEAMAAGVPVISSNSGGIPEVNKHGVSGYLSPVGDVEDMAKNALLILKDKTTLKQFKQQAKEQASRFDIHEIVPQYESIYKETLSKYMVSK; encoded by the coding sequence ATGAAAATAGGAATTGTTTGCTATCCAACCTTTGGCGGGAGCGGTGTTGTTGCAACCGAGTTAGGGATAGAATTATCAAAAAGAGGTCATGAAGTTCACTTTATAACTTATAAACAACCTGTTCGGCTAGAACTATTAAGTAATAATGTACACTTTCATGAAGTGAATGTTCCTAAATACCCACTTTTTCATTATCAACCCTATGAATTAGCGCTTTCAAGTAAGTTAGTAGACATGGTAAAACTTCATGGGATTGAAGTCTTACATGTTCATTATGCCATTCCACATGCATATGCCGCTTATATGGCCAAAAAAATGCTTCAGGAGGAAGGTATTCATCTGCCAATTGTTACCACACTTCACGGAACCGATATCACTCTAGTAGGAAGTCACCCGTTTTACAAAACCGCTGTCACATTTAGTATTAATAAATCTGATGCTGTTACGGCTGTTTCCGAAAGCTTAAAGAACGATACCTTACGACTTTTCGATATTAAAAATGATATTCATGTCGTGACTAACTTTATCGATACAGGAAAGCAAAAAGAGGAGTTTTCAGATTGTCAACGTGGCATGATGGCACAAGATCACGAACTTATTATTACACACATTAGTAACTTAAGAAAAGTAAAACGCATTCCAGACGTTATAAAGGTGTTTTATAAAATACAAAAACAACTACCTGCCAAATTAATGCTTGTAGGCGAAGGCCCTGAAAAGAAAGCCGCCGAAGCACTTTGCGATGAGTTAGGCATAAGTAATCAAGTCGTGTTTTTAGGTAACAGTCATGAAATAGATCGTATTTTATGTTTTTCAGACTTGTTTATTTTACCATCCGAAACGGAAAGCTTTGGACTTGCTGCATTAGAAGCTATGGCAGCGGGAGTTCCTGTAATTTCAAGCAACTCTGGTGGAATCCCAGAGGTAAATAAACATGGTGTTTCTGGTTATTTAAGTCCCGTAGGAGATGTTGAGGATATGGCTAAAAATGCTTTATTAATCCTTAAAGACAAAACGACTTTAAAACAATTTAAACAACAAGCCAAAGAACAAGCTTCAAGATTTGATATTCATGAGATTGTCCCTCAGTACGAATCAATATACAAAGAAACCTTATCTAAATATATGGTTTCAAAATAA